The Raphanus sativus cultivar WK10039 unplaced genomic scaffold, ASM80110v3 Scaffold0645, whole genome shotgun sequence genomic interval cagttagccccccagtaCGTTAGAATCGTCTGGAGATTCAAACGTATGTATAGGTAAATCGGACAAGATAGTCGTTTCTTTTGACGAAGTTCGTATTCGTAAATTCGTAAAGATATAcgaaaacaattatatatatgtatatatatatatatatatatatatatatatatatatatatatatattttgtttttgaatagTATGCAACCACAATCTTATAAGTATTGAGCTTTTTTCCTTCATTTCTTTCACacctcttctcttttctttctctcaaaTTCTCTCTCAAGATGTCTTCCTCTCAAGATGGCAAGATGAACTCAGATGCTGAAATGGTTGAAGCTCCGCTGGCCCCAGTTGATGAATCTGCACCTGAGCCAACTTGTGTTGCTGGCTTCCTTTCGTTCCGCGAGAGGATGGCTCGTCGCAAGGCCGAGAAGGAAATCATCCAGACCACCGAAGAGAAATCATCCTCTCCTGAAGCGACGGACGCCCCAGCTTCCGGTTCCGAGGTCCCAATCCTTCCCTGGTCGGAGAGCGTTCCGAGATGCAGTCTTTAGAAGTTCCGTCCCAGGCCCCGGGATCATTGTCCGTTCCGATCATTGTTGAAGACAAGGAGGAGGCCGTTGAGCCCGTTCCTCCAGCCAAGAGGGAGATCGTTTTAGGGTTGCGAGCGGCAAGTGCTGTCCCGGTTTCTCGTTCTCGGAAGAGGAAGTGTGTGGCACCTGTCGAGGGAGGTCTTCCGCTGCCGGAGGGATTGCGTATTGCACCTGTTCTCTGCGGAAAGGTATGTTATTAGATTTAAACTTATCCTTCCGTTTTGATTCCATGCTTATTAACACGATTTTTCCCTCTACAGTTCCTATCTCTGATCAACGGGATTATTGGAGATTGCAGTACCAAGGCCGCCCGTCTTGCCAGAGAGCTTGGAGACGCGCAGGGCCAACTATCCAAAATCCAAAGTACAATGACGGCGCTGACGGATTCCTGCACTGCTAAGGTGTCTAGGCTTGAGGGGCAGGTTGGCGAGCTTGAGAGAGATCTTGGGAAAACTGCGAGTGCTTTGATCAAGGAGAAGAAAACCAGGAAGGCAAAGGCTTCGGAAGTTCGTCGACTCCAGCACCAGATCGAGACTAGTGAGGGCTTGATGCGTCGCAGTGTAGATGACGCCATGAGTGCTTTGCGTGCCGGGTTCTAGTCCCGTTTGGCGGGTTTCGCTGAGATCCTGGGCTCCTTAGAGTTTGTTTACCGCAGTGATCTGATCTCAGCGAGCATTGATGGTGGGATGGCGATTATTCATGCGCTCAAAGATGATCCCTCTTCGTCCCTTCAGTCTGAGGAGGATAGCTTATCAGCCCGCAGGTTCGAGTTGGGGTCCTCGGACAGAACTTTCGAGCTGCTGCTATCTGATCTGCGATCTGAGTGCGTTCCGGAGTGATCTGCGGAGGATGCCGAGAAGCCCGGTTCGGCGACCGGAGAAGATGGTGACGAAGCGGCTGCGAGTGAGGCAGGTGAAGGGGACGTCCAGGTTTAAGGTTGTGGTCTTTTGGTTCAAGTGTTTTATGAGTTTATGTTTGTTCCGGCCTTCTAAGGCCGTGTTTTTATCTTCGGGACTGGCCACTTGTGGCGTTGAATCCCTACCGCGTTGCggtttttaattaatgaaaatttggaTTTGCATATTTATGAGAACTTCCGTATATCGAAGTTTGAAAGGTAGGGtatgagttgtcgtctcattcctgcctctcaGACGATCACCGTATCTATCGCGTGttcaaagcgagattttccgcAGTTTACGAATTTACGCGAAGGTTCGTATAACGGATAGACTTTAGTGAAGAgacaaattttgggatctcgtatcaGGTGTCGATactatgcctatgagatgttaagtactagcaaggctgggtttagggcaagacctaggtttactttcGGATTGAGgctttgcgatgacaaatcggctttcgttttgcctgtttgcgattttaacCTGACTCGTACCATTTAAAAATCCGAGAAATGTTATCGGCTTATCGTGATTTGTCTGGATACTAGTCGGAGCTACTTTCTTTACGAAGCGCTCAGAcgaaatttcgattttcttgtatagcgcgctatggtatcctggtcggatgtaagagagcctacccttaggtggcttgtctgtttaggacgttagagttcgtttgttgtgatcagcaacaaagACATGATGCCGTTCTGTAGgcattttgtttttaaaagttttatgagAAAAAATTTATccgggcacgaagcgacgtctcacAGTGCGGTGAACggatttttcttatgccataaaagAGTTACGGTCTTTTGAATAGTGTAGTTTAGATGAGTGACGAtttctggatgtgataatcgttgttgaagagtttcgaaaattcggAGTTTCCGTAAAGTTTTGAAAGTCGTGGGAGTATACGAATATACGCACCCCGCTCCACCCCTTTTAAATcgggggggatagctgaacccgcCGGTtagcgagttgcctacgtaccccttttcggggatcaagccatctcgtagttctttGATTGCGATGTTTTAGTGATAGTATTTTTTGAGATGCATGATGTTCCAAGTTCTTGGGATTTTCACACCTTGCATGTTTTCGATTTCGTAGGAACCAGGCCGGACGACTTTTATAATCTtatatggtccttcccagttggCTCCTAGctttcctgcgtttcgttcagCAGTGTTCTGGAAAACATTGCGCAAAACTAAGTCTCCTACGTGAAATCGGCGATTTCGGACGTTGGCGTTTTAGTATTTTGCAGCTGCATGTTGATAATTTTGGATTCGGGTTAGGGCCCGATCCCGTTGCTCATTGACGAGATCAAGGTTATCCAATAGCATGGCATTGTTTATTTCTTCCCGTTCTGGGAGAAGCCGTCTACAGATCCTGGGAAATTCGACTTCCGCGGGAATCATGCATTCGGTGCCATATACAAGGGCGAAGGGTGTTTCTCCTGTTCCTCGTCTCGGAGTTGTGCGGTGTGACCAGAGGACTCCTTTGAGTTCCTCCGCCCATCTCCCTTTCTTTTCGTCCAGGCATTTCTTAAGTCCGTCAAGGACGGTCTTATTGATTGTTTCTGCCTGTCTGTTGCACTGCGGATATCTGGGAGTTGATTTGTTTAATCGTATCTTCCATTTTTCGCAAAATGCTTCGAAGCGGGTAGAGATGAACTGGGATCCGTTATCCGTTACTATTTCATATGGGATTCCATGCCTACAGATAATGTTTTTCCATACGAAATTTTCGACTTGTGCGTCCTTTATACTTGCGTAAGATTTGGCTTCTACCCATTTCGAAAAGAAATATGTGAGGACCAGCAGAAAGCGTTTTTGCTTGGATTTGTGAAGAGGTCCTACGATATCCATAGCCCAGCGCATGAAGGGGTATGGCGACGTAATGGAGGAGAGTTCTTCCGCAGGTTGCCGAATAGTTGGAGCGTGCCTCTGGCATTTTTCACATTTTCGTGTGAATTTTTCGCAGTCTCCGATCATCGTTGGCCAGTAATACCagtggcgttttatttttacGGCGAGCGATCTTCCGCCGGAAAGATTTCCGCAGGAACCAGAGTGAACTTCTTCCATTACCTTTCTAGCCTTATGTCCTTCTAAACAAGTCATGAGTGGTCCAGAGAATTTCCATTTGTAAATTTCTCCGTCGACCGTTACATAACGGGCGGCTTGGGTTTGGACTTTTCGAGCCGCCCACTTCTCGGGAGGTAATTTTCCGTCGATGATATATGCTCGTATCGCCTCTAGCCACGGCGTATCGCAGCCATATTCGTTTTGTTCTGGCGTTTCTTCTGATTCGACTGCGATTTCTTCCTCGTTATCATCTTGAATAAGATTGATGACGACGGGAGATCCAATGCTCGGATGTTCAATGAACTCTACCGGGATTACTCTTTTAAGTCCCGGATCTGAACTCGATGCCAGGGCTGCGAGTGCGTCTGCTTGCGTATTCTCGGAACGAGGAATTCTGGTCAGGGCGAAAGAATCAAAGTCCTGGGATAAGTTTTGGACTAGTTTGAGGTATGCTTCCATCCTTCCGTCCCTGGTTTCGTATTCCCCGCTATGATGGCTTGCAACGAGttgagagtcgcagtaagcaTGGATATTTCGTATCTTCAAACCATGGGCTAGTCGTAATCCCGCAATAAGGGCCTCGTACTCTGCCTCGTTATTCGAGGCGTGGAACTCTAATCTAAACGATTGTTCGAGGATCTCTCCGGTCGGCGACGTCAAACGGATGCCGATGCCGGATCCTTGTTTCGACGACGATCCGTCAACGTGGAGGAGCCAAGTTGAGTTAGGCTCTTTATTAGTTATGGCTTTGGTTCGCAACTCCACCAAGAAATCTGCGAGGACTTGAGACTTTGTACTCGTTCTGGGGCGATAGTCTATATCGTACTCGCTGAGTTCGACGGCCCATTTGGCTAATCTTCCCGACTGGCTCGGACTATGCAAGATAGTTCGGATGGGGAACGTTGTAACGATGACGATAGTGTGGGATTGAAAATAAGGTCGAAGCTTCCGCGCCGATGTTACGACTGCGTACGCTAATTTTTCCATCAGGGGATAACGAGTTTCGGCGTCCAGGAGTGTTTTGCTTACGTAGAAGATGGGTTTCTGATCCCCACGTTCCTCCCGTATTAGGACGCCGCTAACGGCAGTTGCCGATACTGCTATGTATAGGAATAGAGGTTCCCCAAATACGGGTTTTGCGAGAACTGGAGGAGTTGCCACATAGTGCTTTAGCTGTTTGAAAGCGTCTTCGCATTCATCTGACCActcaaattttttgtttccccGCAGGACATCGTAGAAGGGTAAGCATTTGTCCGTTGATCGGGATATAAACCGATTGAGTGCTGTGACCCTCCCGGTCAACCTTTGTACTTCTCGCTTGTTTTTGAGAGAGGGCATCCCGATGAGCGCGTCGATCTGTTTTGGGTTGGCTTCTATCCCGCGATAAGTCACCAGGTATCCGAGGAATTCTCCCGATGCTACGGCGAATCTGCATTTGGCCGGGTTTAGTTTCATGTTATGTGAATTCAGCCGAGCGAAGCATTCCTCAAGATGGTCGACATGGTCGTTAGCGTGGAGggatttgacgagcatgtcgtCAATGTAAACCTCCATTGTTTTTCCGAGTTGATCAGCGAACATTCGATTGACGAGTCGTTGGTATGTtgcgccggcgttcttaaggCCAAAAGGCATTATTTTGTAGCAATAAGTCCCGCGATCCGTAATGAACGCTGTTTTCTCGCGGTCATCAGGATTCATCATAATCTAATTGTATCCTGAGAATGCGTCCATGAAGGATAAGAGTTCATTTCCTGCTGTTGCTTCGACCAATCGATCGATATGCGGCAAAGGGAAACTATCTTTCGGGCACGCTTTATTGAGATCGGTAAAatcgacgcacactcgccattttCCGTTCTTCTTTTTGACCACGACGGGATTTGCAAGCCAATCGGGGTAACGGACTTCCGTTATGGACCCCACCTTAAGAAGTTTTTCGACTTCTTCGTTGACTGCGGTTGCTCattcggggcctagctttcgccttTTTTGCTTGATTGGTTTGAACGTTGGATCGGTGTTCAGTTCATGGCAGGTATTGTTAATGTCGATTCCTGGCATGTCCTCCGCAGTCCATGCGAATGTGTTGAGATTTTTCTTAAGACATGTTACGAGTTTTGTCTTCAAAGgctcgcggagattggctccaatttTGACACAACGTTCTGGGAACGCTTCATCAAGACAAACCGTAATTACGGGTTCACAGGTTGGTTCGCGTTTTTCCTCCAGGGCATCAGCCCTTCGAGATTGCCAGAAGAGTTCAGCCAGATCCTGTGTGTCTTCGTCTGAAGTTTTCTTAGTTTTCTTGGGAGCGGTGTCAAGGTCGGACCTCTTGCGCTTGAGTTCCGCAGCGAGACATATCCGCGATACTCTGGGATTTCCCCAGATCGTTTCGATCCCGTGGGGGGTTGGAAACTTAAGGCACATATGATATGTTGATGGAACTGCTCTCATGGAATTTATCCAGGGAGTGCCCATGATTGCGTTGTACGATGCCGGGATATCCACTACTAGGAATTCCGTCAGTTTTTCTGCCGTTCCGGCTTTGACCGTGAAACTGATCGATCCCGACGCGATGGTGGGCTCTCCTGAAAGCCCTACCAGCGGGCTGGAGTCTTCCGTAATTTTGACGGATCGACCTGCATCTTTGCGAGAGTTTCTTTGAAGATGATGTTAACCGAGCTTCCGGTGTCGATCAGTACTCTCGCGACGTCGATGTCGTGGATCGTCAGCTCAATTACCAGGAGGTCGTCGCGTGGTTTAGCCTGCTCGGCCGTTGCTTCCTCCCTGAATGAGATCTCGTCTGGATAGGATGAGATTTCCATCTCGCGTCTGATTGTTGAGCGGTTTTTGCGggtaagattgatccgtaccccccctccttctagcgccaaactgtgggaaccaaaattcgcaccatcaatatttcgtataaataaggaaactaggaaaaccctaattgcccagaaggtcccggatttctgagaaaccacacgtcaagcaatcagaacacgacaataacggaaaataaaaataaaaatcgtaaaaagagagcaagaaggattttattccgaatctgcgtatgagcgtgataacaacaaggtaacgtgctttggctacgagagctgtcggcgagatcctagttctaatacccgaaggtggctaaacctaattgggtcgcagctcgaaaaaagaaaaacggaaagttgcctaaattgctctaagtgctaagttgctttggaaaagtgatgcctctatgcctctcgccttgaactccttatatactccctccaaggtcggcttacgcttcccccttttgcccttaaaccgtcatagtcgaaaaaatgagaatattccattttttccgatcgTGATGATTAtttgcggaaagtttccattttttccgcggaaactgatgcttatccaccaagcataaaccgtcattagttttatgggtttttaagaaattgcaagtgggcctcgaatcaagtttaggacctctTTGGGTCGTATTTTTGATTCGAGatttttttacgatttctctgaTAAGGTTAAGtctccgcggttttatcgtaaaccaaacggacgattccatttgatcgagagatcaagaaacggatagtcgtgaGTTGCGGAGAACAGCTATatggatagtcgagaatgcatagttttatgtCGTAttgtcgtttcggaagactttggacgtttcggagaatgatcgatgcacgaacgctcgatcgctacagcgaccgaactttgtccgcagctcggtcgctatagcgaccgagcttcgtatgATCCAGCGATTATCACGTTCCTATTCTCGTGTTTCGTCGATTCTTTGGTATCTTCGATTATCACGTTTCGACGAGAACTTTGTTTAATTTGCGGAACTTTTCgcaagatattttatttttacgattttcattcgtaaaaataaaataaaatttattttatcgaatgtttcgatactaacttcgtaacgacggtttttgaccccaacattagatcgtggttcatcctggttttataagaatcatgaagataatggcatatgtccgaacaggctaatctggaatcatctggatagaaggtaggatatcttcttgctcacaacacttatgagatttattcaacttcctggttattctccactgattagtggttccaatcagtGGTTCCATCAGGATTCATCATAATCTAATTGTATCCTGAGAATGCGTCCATGAAGGATAAGAGTTCATTTCCTGCTGTTGCTTCGACCAATCGATCGATATGCGGCAAAGGGAAACTATCTTTCGGGCACGCTTTATTGAGATCGGTAAAatcgacgcacactcgccattttCCGTTCTTCTTTTTGACCACGACGGGATTTGCAAGCCAATCGGGGTAACGGACTTCCGTTATGGGACCCCACCTTAAGAAGTTTTTCGACTTCTTCGTTGACTGCGGTTGCTCattcggggcctagctttcgccttTTTTGCTTGATTGGTTTGAACGTTGGATCAGTGTTCAGTTCATGGCAGGTATTGTTTAATGTCGATTCCTGGCATGTCCTCCGCAGTCCATGCGAATGTGTTGAGATTTTTCTTAAGACATGTTACGAGTTTTGTCTTCAAAGgctcgcggagattggctccaatttTGACACAACGTTCTGGGAACGCTTCATCAAGACAAACCGTAATTACGGGTTCACAGGTTGGTTCGCGTTTTTCCTCCAGGGCATCAGCCCTTCGAGATTGCCAGAAGAGTTCAGCCAGATCCTGTGTGTCTTCGTCTGAAGTTTTCTTAGTTTTCTGGGAGCGGTGTCAAGGTCGGACCTCTTGCGCTTGAGTTCCGCAGCGAGACATATCCGCGATACTCTGGGATTTCCCCAGATCGTTTCGATCCCGTGGGGGTTGGAAACTTAAGGCACATATGATATGTTGATGGAACTGCTCTCATGGAATTTATCCAGGGAGTGCCCATGATTGCGTTGTACGATGCCGGGATATCCACTACTAGGAATTCCGTCAGTTTTTCTGCCGTTCCGGCTTTGACCGTGAAACTGATCGATCCCGACGCGATGGTGGGCTCTCCTGAAAGCCCTACCAGCGGGCTGGAGTCTTCCGTATTTTGACGGATCGACCTGCATCTTTGCGAGAGTTTCTTTGAAGATGATGTTAACCGAGCTTTCCGGTGTCGATCAG includes:
- the LOC108830908 gene encoding uncharacterized protein LOC108830908; this encodes MNPDDREKTAFITDRGTYCYKIMPFGLKNAGATYQRLVNRMFADQLGKTMEVYIDDMLVKSLHANDHVDHLEECFARLNSHNMKLNPAKCRFAVASGEFLGYLVTYRGIEANPKQIDALIGMPSLKNKREVQRLTGRVTALNRFISRSTDKCLPFYDVLRGNKKFEWSDECEDAFKQLKHYVATPPVLAKPVFGEPLFLYIAVSATAVSGVLIREERGDQKPIFYVSKTLLDAETRYPLMEKLAYAVVTSARKLRPYFQSHTIVIVTTFPIRTILHSPSQSGRLAKWAVELSEYDIDYRPRTSTKSQVLADFLVELRTKAITNKEPNSTWLLHVDGSSSKQGSGIGIRLTSPTGEILEQSFRLEFHASNNEAEYEALIAGLRLAHGLKIRNIHAYCDSQLVASHHSGEYETRDGRMEAYLKLVQNLSQDFDSFALTRIPRSENTQADALAALASSSDPGLKRVIPVEFIEHPSIGSPVVINLIQDDNEEEIAVESEETPEQNEYGCDTPWLEAIRAYIIDGKLPPEKWAARKVQTQAARYVTVDGEIYKWKFSGPLMTCLEGHKARKVMEEVHSGSCGNLSGGRSLAVKIKRHWYYWPTMIGDCEKFTRKCEKCQRHAPTIRQPAEELSSITSPYPFMRWAMDIVGPLHKSKQKRFLLVLTYFFSKWVEAKSYASIKDAQVENFVWKNIICRHGIPYEIVTDNGSQFISTRFEAFCEKWKIRLNKSTPRYPQCNRQAETINKTVLDGLKKCLDEKKGRWAEELKGVLWSHRTTPRRGTGETPFALVYGTECMIPAEVEFPRICRRLLPEREEINNAMLLDNLDLVNEQRDRALTRIQNYQHAAAKY